The Quercus robur chromosome 3, dhQueRobu3.1, whole genome shotgun sequence DNA segment CGACTTGActtcgcgacttgactgagttgcgagttcaagccgcgagctaactgagtggccagtctggatttttgtcttgtagtgctccagctggcatgactgtttagctcccctgcatgctctgcgcgtgtgcaacttttggcgacttgcaagccgcgagcctctCGCGAGATCCAaccgcgagtccctgcttcactgcatagtcttgagcatttcttcacactctctcacacactacgcttacatgattcccacctaaatacagggtttctaagtgctgtattacaagcaaatttgtcatggaataaagccaacacatggttgattaaattcaaccttacataagtTAATAAGAAACTTCTTTTATATTATGCtttcaaatacaatttttattcaaCTTTGATGTTGGTTTTTATTCCCTTCTAGATTTTATAGAGAAGTAGGAACAtagaatttgtattttaattttgtgtgttGTGTATGCATATCCACTCTCCTGCACACAATATATACACTATCAACTTTTATAGTTGCATGGCTAGATAGTTTAGCAAATACCTGTTAGTCTTAAATGGGGTTttgcattttaataaaatttaatgaattCAAAGTGGAAATTTGTTAAATAGCACCGATTGTGTTTTCAACcaattaaattttcaagaaacatttgacatttttttaatgaattagttTATATAACATGCCTCATTAAATAGATCAATCACCAAATATTTAGAAACAAATTATAAGTACCATGTAACTTTGCAATAGGAACTAAAGATTAGACTTGCATATCTCTTTTCCAACTACAAAATGTACCAATAATGAGAAACACTATTTGAAAGGAGATTTAATTGGAAAATAATTGTGCTTGCTGAATGAGGAGTAAAGATTCATAAATTTACTTTTGTAAGTCTGGAATGGAGAGGTTATGATTATGGATTCATCAAACTTGCAAAATTCAACCATTTAAACTTGCTGTTTAAGTACATGAATATTAGGAATTAATCTTATAGCTTTCATCAATCTAGCGAaagatgaattaaaaaaaaaatgaattttttgaacatttttttgaattttctcatgcatcgcacgggttagcgactagttattcaATAATTCCTCTCTCATCATTTGCCCAAAACTTCACACATCATAAAATGATGATAAACTTTCCTATCCACAATATTTGGGCTGATTGTAAAATACGGGCCAGAGTGGATTCTACTTtcttcactttttcatttttctcctctcctaatcaaataaagaaaagcTAATATAGTAATATTTCATATTTCCCTTCCCTTTCCTCCTCTTTCCACCATCAATGTCAAGGAAAAAGAGGggaaatttataagaaaaagagaaacttCTCTTTCAAAAACGAGTGCCAGACTAAAGAGCTATACTTTTCCATAAAGTCAAAAATGCGTGCTAGACTTCTCACTTTGTAGGATTGCATGGAAGAGGGATATCTACTTTTATTAGTTATTACCAATTTACCATTTGTTTATAGGTCTATGTTGGGccttttggttttttaattaaaactaaCATTATCACAATTGGAGGGAGTGGAAAAACTAGACTTACAACATTAGCACTTACAAAAGGGCCTAACATTTGTAAGTATTAGCAAGGCTGATAAACCGAAAACTCACTCACTAACTAACTGATGTGATACTTTAGAccacttatcttttttttttttatctttttttttttttttttttggagataataTAGACAGAAAAACCAGAAAGGGaactaaaggttttttttttttttttttttctctttagctGGCATATTGATATACAATAAAGCTATATGCACTAAATCTTTTAATGGACTTTTCACACATTGCCTTTTCCCTTTTTGAGtgactttttgttaaaaaattattgtgtggTAGGCAGAATTGATTTTGGAAAATCTCAAGGAAAAAGAGGGGTAATTtgtagggggaaaaaaaactttatttgatATCCAAGAGCAAGTGGTGATAGACTAACTTTTGAAGAATTGTAAAAAATGCAACCCCACTATTTGTGTTGATTTGCTAGCTAACTCCAATTACTCTAACCATGTTGTATCTTCCATGTAGATGATTGCAGAATGTTGGGTTTCTTGCTTCCCTAGGTTCAGATCAACCACTGTTTCGTGAAGCCAATAGATGTGTTGACTAATTAGTAAGGATGAGCCCTATCCAAACTAGTGATTTAGTGATGTATGATAGTCCAATATTTAAATAGTTTGTATGTCAATAAGACTTGTCTTGAAACTCGGCTAGCTCtttagttttaatgaattttcagcttctgccaaaaaaaaaaaaaaaaaaagacagcgGGGTTTCATGTTTGGGCAGGAGAGAAAATTTGACACCGAATTcagttattctttttttttttttttttttttttggtgagaggAATTCAGTTATTCCATTACCAAATCATGTGTTCTATCTTTTACTTTTCcaattttctcttatttttattctcaattcGGTAATCTCATTATcagattatttttcaatttgacaCCCTCATTACTGAGTATTTCCTCTCCCCTCATTCGCCCAAAACTTCACACAtcaaaaaatgatgataaacTTTCTTATCCACAATATTAGGCGGATTGTAAAATATGGGCCTAGGTGGATTctattttcttcacttttttcatttttctcttctcctaaCCAAATAAAGGAAAGCTAATATAGTAATATTTCCCTTcccatctctcttctttccacCATCAGtgtcaaggaaaaagaaaaacttcacTTTAAAAAACGCGTGCTAGACTAAAGAGTTATATATACTTTTCCAGAAAGTCAAAAACGTGTGCTAGACTCTCTTTGAACTTTGTTTATGGGTCTATGTTGGGCCTTGggtattttaattaaaaacaacatTATCACAATTTTCGGgagggttttttcttttcctccaatTTATTCGTTTTTCTaaacttatttataatttgttttgaaacttTCCCATTCATAGGTATTGTTGTACTTTtgcctaatttatttttaaagtaaaataagcctataaaaataaactctttcaaatacatattaatataagagaaatgctattttcataacattttcacaacacttttacaataaatcgtAAGTGATAAGTTGTAATTGGTTGTAATAaataggcaaaaaaataatttaagttataaatttaaattagaatcaataactaCTTAccatctatgatttgttgtgaaaatgttgtgaatgtagcccctttttttttagtaatatagTATGCTATCCTTAATTAGGAAAGCCAGGTTACTCTCAATCatcaaattattgaataaaataaaataaaataaacagtttcaaaatgctaaaatagaaaatggttttttttttttttctcgactCCAGAAAATGAACTATTATGGAAAGTGGGTAGTGTTTGATGGATATTACATCTCACTTTCGATTGACTAATAAGATACGAAATTTCCATTCCGTTTCACCACAAAGAAAGTtcaaagatttattttaggtttcACATGGAAACTTGCATGATATtgcaatgaaaatgaaaaaggcATCAGTATGGTTCTTGGAAAGTTCAAAGAGTTACTGGTACTACCAAAATCAATGTAAAAAGCATCAATATGGCACTTAAAAAGTTCAAAGAGTTGCTGGTCACACCCAAAGCAAGCCACCATTAAAGGATCCTCTTGCTTGCATTCACCCTCTTCCTAATTTGCCATTCACTTTCTTGAATTATATTGACAACCCCTTCACagttttctttctcctcctttcAAATCTTTACAATTGTATGTTCATAAATCTTGATGGCTCTTGTTACCAGAGAAGGagcctcatcttcttctttcaccCATCAATCCAAGAAGTTTGATGTTTTCTTGAGTTTCAGAGGTGAAAATATCCGTCTTGGTTTTATAGGCCATTTGTATAAAGCTTTGTGTCAATAGGGTATTAACACCTTTATTGATGATAGCCTTCAAAGAGGGGAGGACATTTCTGCAAGTCTACTCAAAACCATTGAAAGCTCAAGGATTTCGATAATTGTATTCTCTGAAAACTATGCATCCTCCACATGGTGCTTGGATGAACTTGCTAAAATTGTTGAGTGTAAGAATAATGACCAATTAGTGCGACTGGTTTTTTGCAACGTAGATCCATCAGAAGTTCGCAACCAAAAAGGAAAGTATGGAGAAGCATTAtctaaacatgaaaaaaaattaaaggataacAAGAAGTTGCAGAGCTGGAGGAAAGCTTTTATGTGAAGCTGCCAATATATCTGGTTGGCATTACAAGCATGAGTATGTTCCTATATTTAATGACTACTTTTATGCTCTTACAAGTTCCAATgattttctcataaaagaaaagttttaatgGTTTTGTAATGACCAATAGATTTTATTGTTAAACAACTTCTATTTGATGGCTGTCCATTTCCTTTTTTAAGTTTTCCAAagtatggatttttttttttggggtcataTCTTCTACTAAGGCAGTTAGCTATGGGtcaatagtaaaaataagatAACATTGTATTAGATTttacccaaattaaaaaaaaaaaaaaaaaaaaaaaaaaaaaaaaaacataatattaGATTATCTTACCAAATAATAAGGAGTTTCTCTAATatgtggtttaaaattttttttaaagaaattctTAGTAATTTTGTTCAAGTATTATAAGTAGGATTTCAATAAGTTTGTGCTCCTCATCTAACTGGATTTTCCATGTGAATTCTTGCCAAAAACCTAAAgctaattttctagaaaacaataattagaaaaaatccTAATAAAGTTATAGTTCTTAGATCTATAAATTACATTAggcttacttaaaaaaaaaaatagtacgtGTAAATTGTAATGCTCAAATTGAACATCTTGAATTTAGTTCAGGTTCACacttcaattttataatttaactaTTTATATGTCTTGTATGCTTTGTGAATGACAGTTGCACTGAATATGAATTTATCCAAGAAATTGTTGAAGAgatctcaaattttaaattaaatcgGATGCCATTATTTGTTGCTCAATACCCCATTGGAATAAATTCTCGCGTAGAGGCCATAATATTGCAATTAGAAATTGGGTTAGATGATGTTCGTGTGTTAGGTATGTATGGCCCCGGTGGAGTGGGTAAAACAACCATTGCAAAAGCTgtttataacaaaatattagATCATTTCGAAGGAAGCAGCTTTTTGGAAATGTTAGAGAAAGGTCAGGGACATTTGATGGCATTATCCAACTACAAAAGATACTTTTTTGTGAGACCCTAGGGATGAATGAACAACTGAAGGTGGGCAGTGAATCGAAAGGAACCATTGCGATAGAGAATATACTTCACCACAAAAGAATTCTTCtaattcttgatgatgtggataAATTATACCAAATAGAAAGATTGATTGGACGATTTGATTGGCTTGCTTCTGGAAGTCGAATAATTATAACAACAAGAAATAAACATTTCTTACAAACTTTAAGAATATGTCATTCGACTTACGAGGTTAAGGAATTAGATGATCATGAAGCTCTTGAACTATTTAGTATGCATGCCTTTCATAAAACCAAACTTGAGGAAGATTATTCAGAACGTACTGATCAGGTTATATGTTATGCCAAGGGCCTTCCATTAGCTCTATCAATAATTGGTGCCAATTTGCGTGGAAGAAGTGAAACGGAATGGAAAAGTGCATTAGATAAGTACGAAATGATTCCAGACAAAGATATTCAAAAAGTACTCCAAGTAAGTTATCAAGGATTGGATGAAACAGAGCAAGATATTTTTCTCGATCTTGCATGTTTCTTCAAGGGTCTTTACAAGGATTATGTTGTAGATATACTAAATTCTTGCAATCTATACCCAGTTATTGGTATTAAAAATCTTATAGATAAGTGTCTCATAACTGTTAATCAATTTAACAAATTATGGATGCATGACTTGCTACAACAAATGGGTAGAGAGATTGTTCGACAGGAGTCACCACAAATACCTGGATTACGTAGCAGACTATGGTATTATAAGGATGCTTTTGAAGTACTAACAGAAAATAAGGTACGACTTTGTTTCATTcacctttttactttttttcataGGGAAAATTTAATgactttgttttttggttttttcctagatataatttttttttctttatttatgaaagaaaattcaagTTAGTCAACATGGTTAAAATTTGATAGTTAGTGAATTTTGTTGTAATGTGATTCACTAAATGTTTTGTCCAATTAGGGATCTGATAACATTCGAGGCATAACGATAATCTCGCCTGAACCAACAAAGTTGCAATTAAAAGCTAACTATTTTGAAAAGATGGGAAATCTCAAGTTCCTTTTGGTTGGTAATGTTGATACTTGTGGAGATCTTGAATATCTTCCCAATGGATTAAGGGTGCTTGATTGGTCTAGATTTCCTTCATCTTCCCTACCATCCAATTTTCGTCCTCACAACCTTGTTGTACTTAACATGCCACAAAGTCCCGTCATATTGGACAAGATTTTCGAggtataattatttttatttatttataaattattatataacttcattaaactatattttaacatttgttgaacttaaattttgattttttttcccctacagAGTATACAATACAAAAGCTTGACATATATGaatttttgttcttgtcaaTACATTACAAAATTACCGAACTTATTGAGTGCcgccccaaacataaaggaatTGAATCTCCGTGAATGTAAAAAATTAGTCAAGGTTCATGACTTTGTTGGATGTCTTGCTAAGCTTGAAACCTGGGACCTTAGCCATTGCTTTAAACTTCGAATTCTTCCAAGTTGCATCTCAATAAAGTCTCTTAAACTTTTATATCTTTTTGGGTGCAAAAGGGTTAAGAGGTTGCCCGATTTTCCACaagaaatggaaaatttgaAGTATTTGAGTCTGGCACACACTTCCATTAGAGAGCTTCCTCCATCATTCAGGAATCTCACTGGGCTTGAGCGATTAGAGTTAGGTTACTATTTCAATTTGTGCCATCTTCCAAGAAGCATCGATCAATTACAACATCTTCGCATACTCAAGCTTTATGATTATGACCAATTATCAATGGGTGTGGGGACCTATAATTTGCAGCAATATTTGTCAAATTATGGTTTTTCGAGgttgaattttcttaaaaagttgACTTCTTGTTTCACCCTTCCTAAGAAATGTTTATTATCGAGGAGTGAAGATTTGAGCCTCCAAGAAAGCATTGTCAAATTCAATAGATTACAATTTCTTCAGATTAAGAATTCCAAGTTCTTTCAAAAAATTCCTAAGCTTCCAGAAAGTATAAGAGAAGTACGCGCAATAAATTGCTTCTCGTTAAATTCAGAATCAGTAAGAGAATTATTCCTTCAGGTACCCTTCTCTCTTAAAGTAATAATAGAAACAATTTTGGTTACCTTTGCAAATACATTACTGGATTCGCTAAATTTCAATTTCTCTAATTTCCAAATTGTATGCAGTTAAGAAGAAAGTTAGAGCttccacaaaatacaaaatatggAGACAACATTTTAATGGATTCGCATTCACAGTGCAAATTACCTCATCAGATTGATTACTCTACCAAGATTGATTACTCTCTCACCCACTAAAAGCCCCCACACACTCTACATGCATTTTTGATGGATTATATGAGGGATTGTGAAGAGTCATATGATATTACAGTAACAGGAAAGAAGATTCCAAAGTGGTTCAACCATCAAAGTATTGAAAATTCCATATCATTTTGGATTGGTCCTGAATTTCGAACAATTGCGGTTTGTTTCGCTTTTCATCTAGGTCCGTTGAAGGACGGTGATGCTAATAATGATAAGTACAGTTCTGTTCGTGATGATAAAATCTGTTGGAATTGTGATGTCAACATTTTCACCAACGGTCATACGCAACCTTACACGCTGAGGAGGACCTTTTACTATATGAAGTGTGATCATCTGTGGTTTTACGGTGATTCTCATAGCCAATTACAGCAATATTTCAGAAACATAATGCAAGGTGATCAAAATCTTGTTGAGGTTTCATGTAAAATCTCTTCGTGGAGTAGTAGAAAAGGAAAATTCGCTCCTGTGATTGCAAGGATGGGGGTACATGCAGAATGCATTTGTCATCCTCCAAATTCTGTTATCATCGATGACAACTCTCAAAATGTTGATGACAACTCTGACTACTCTAAAAATGTTGATGACAGTTCTGATGACAACTGAGACAGAGCTTGCACCTTTACTATCTCATTTCTCCACTTCTAGTGGGACCATCTTCAGTGCATTCAAGCAATGATGGCTGAGATTTGGTTTTGTCATCAATTTCCCATATGATTCAAATGGGTCTGACTTGGTTTTGGGATTTGACTCAACTGTTGGAGTTGGGTTTGATTTGGCTTCCTCTACAATGGCCGAACCGTCTGTAAACTATGATTCTGGCTTCAACCCATATCCATAGTAGAAGAAAATGAGAAGCTCTGGATCAAATTTTGGGGAAACATGTCAAGCTATTGTTATTACATTAAAACTGTTTCTATGCATCATCTTTGTTGAATGCCAGAGTATGTCTCCCTCTTTAGTTGTATTGTTTGATTTGCATCTTTGTAACTTCTGGTTCTCTTTCACTAAATTAATGTGCTCATTAATAAAGGGGTACTAAGCCAATTTGAAAGGATATAGTTATGCAAAGAAAAGAACAGaattaataaaagaaactaGTAATTTGATCTGTTGCATTTATGGGCAAAGAAGTTTTCGAAAttattctagaaaaaaaaataagcattAAATTGTTCTGTTTAGTGGACAAGTAAATCCAAGAtgaatattataatttatattgatGAAGATCGACATCTACTTGGTAATAGTATAGAGATTACTTGTACTGAATTTGAATTATTGGTATAATTAGAGCAtattttttatgggattttGAAGGTGAAGAGTGGTATTTGGCAGCTGAGGCCTGCCCAATTTGGCAGAAGTAAGCATTTATTTATTAGGAATAATAGAAAATCTTACTAATAGATTTTGCCCCCTtcaaaaaagggggaaaataatggttttttttttttaaattaaaaaaaaactattttatgattttaattgtCTTAACATGTAGATGAATTGGGTGAttgtgataataaaaaaaagggctaTTGAGGCCTTAATGCTATGATCACTTGCCTAGACTTCTGCATGGTTAGAGCCATTCTCCAATGTTGATTTCCCTCCAATTGTTTGTGTGTGGTGCACtagtatttattttgtttgaagaaAATTCTATATCATGTTCGGTTAGAAGATTCATGTTCTCTTATTTGCACAATATATATAATCACACGGTTTATTGCTTTGCAGGGTATTCAAATAAATGTGCAACAATGCTTCTACCAAGTGAGAAATCATATGCATAGGTCAGTTTTTTACCAGTTGGACatgtttttaatacattttctgCTTAAGATGTTGCCTTAGAAGTTAGAATTCATGGCTAGGCCTTCTTTTTATTCAAACTTTGCAGACTCCaaactaaaaattttgtttttgatttttttttaaattttttgcttcTTGGATTTGTTTTTAGTACATTTTCTGCTTAAGATCTTGGTTAGCCCTTTCTTCTTATTCAAACTTCAAGACTCCGaactaaggatttttttttttttttttttaaggtatacTGTTTTGGTTTCCTCTGTTTTGATGtctattcttcttcttactCTAACCTGcagcccaaatttttttttttctttataggcATTTATATGATCCTCTCACTCTTGATTTTTAATGCCAAAGTTTTTATATATCTTTACAGGCTGAGGACTTGAActtagtgttttatttatttatttatttattttaaaggttTAAGGCTTAGTGAAGGAGAGTTTTATTAGGCTGAGGACTTGAACTAACTACTAaggatttattttcttttctccgcTTAATACTGACTCCATTGGTTTTCATACATTGGTGTATGAAGTAGGTTAAATAATCAGTCTATAAATGCATATACATTTTCATTGATGTAATCCTAAATACAATCCATTAAATAAAGCCACTATGAATATGTCTAATATCTCCCCCCAAATTCTTTCCTAAAATCCCCAAACAAAACAAGCAACAGAAAAAGTTCTACAATTTGGAACTAGAACTTTAGAAATTATTATAGCCTCTTATGATCTCTAGCACTTAAATGAATTGACGGTCAACAAAAGAAACACtagtttcttttgtttaatcTTGAAGCATTTTAGTCTTCTCTAACAATCCCCCACCCCTACCTCCcaccccctaaaaaaaaagtctaaaatacCGAATGAAACAAGCAACAGAAAAGGTGATGAAAGAAAATGCTAGCTATTTGGAACTAGAACCATAGACATCATTATGACTTCTATTTTCACTTGGAGATATTATGGAATTCTATCTTCAGGTTTGGGTTGTATTATTTTTACAGGAACAAATCGCAAGTAGATTTGTTTAACTGATATGGCCCTAATTTTCTCTTAAATTGCATATGCAAATCTCAAAAGTATGGGAGCTTCCTGTCTCGTTTCTTTTAAAACTAACTACCACAATTTCAGAATGTTGCAGATTGTATGCAAAAGCCACACTTTTTATATGCTTGCAACTAATTCATGCAGATTGTTTTCCTCCTTCCACACACCTATTTCCCTTTCTGGTTTATAGTACTCTTTGGCCAACTCCTCTGTTCTTGACTAAATAATAGAACAAGAGCCCCCAAAAGGAGATGTCAACCTGCTGCATGATAGATGCCAACTAGGATTGAATAGATTTCTATCAGCTGGTTCAATTTGTTGCATGATAGATGCCAATTAGGATTGAAtagatttttgtttgaaaattggtAGCTTGAAGCTTGAATTACACTGTGTGGATAATTATTGTAACAACCGAAGGAAAGTGCTAGCCATATTTGCGCTTATTAGGCAAAACGACTAGTCAAGTTGTAAATAGGGTCCTCATAATCACTTATAAACCCAAGATCCATGTAGTAAACACTCAATGAGATAGGAAATGGGTTATGGAAGAAAATCTAGGAAGCCTACTTTAGAGACAGTGAAAGGACTTGCACATAAGTCATTTTCAAGCTTAATGAGGGAAGAGGGagatttgtatttgtatttagAGTTAATGAAACATGAATTGTGTTAGGAAGTCTAAAATTTACTGCAGCACATCAACTCATTTACATATGCTTATAGGTCTTATTAGCTTGTCgaaatatattataatgaaCATAATTATGGAATAGTGTTTTAAGCATATGACCTAGATTTCTAATGTGTACTCTGCACAAGTATTgcacttttatttttgataatctgCACAAGTCTTACGTTGATACTAACAAAATTTAAGCAACAGTGGGAACTTcagaaaatagataatttgTGCAATCCACCAACCTAGGAGTAATGGATCCGCAAAATTTGGTGATAAGTAAGAAATAGTATAGCATCATAAAATGgtctaaaacattttttttt contains these protein-coding regions:
- the LOC126718523 gene encoding disease resistance protein RUN1-like isoform X1, producing MNEQLKVGSESKGTIAIENILHHKRILLILDDVDKLYQIERLIGRFDWLASGSRIIITTRNKHFLQTLRICHSTYEVKELDDHEALELFSMHAFHKTKLEEDYSERTDQVICYAKGLPLALSIIGANLRGRSETEWKSALDKYEMIPDKDIQKVLQVSYQGLDETEQDIFLDLACFFKGLYKDYVVDILNSCNLYPVIGIKNLIDKCLITVNQFNKLWMHDLLQQMGREIVRQESPQIPGLRSRLWYYKDAFEVLTENKGSDNIRGITIISPEPTKLQLKANYFEKMGNLKFLLVGNVDTCGDLEYLPNGLRVLDWSRFPSSSLPSNFRPHNLVVLNMPQSPVILDKIFEV